Proteins encoded within one genomic window of Diceros bicornis minor isolate mBicDic1 chromosome X, mDicBic1.mat.cur, whole genome shotgun sequence:
- the DLG3 gene encoding disks large homolog 3 isoform X5 — MMNSSMSSGSGSLRTSEKRSLYVRALFDYDRTRDSCLPSQGLSFSYGDILHVINASDDEWWQARLVTPHGESEQIGVIPSKKRVEKKERARLKTVKFHARTGMIESNRSIKTKRKKSFRLSRKFPFYKSKENMTQESSIQEQGVTSNTSDSESSSKGQEDAILSYEPVTRQEIHYARPVIILGPMKDRVNDDLISEFPHKFGSCVPHTTRPRRDNEVDGQDYHFVVSREQMEKDIQDNKFIEAGQFNDNLYGTSIQSVRAVAERGKHCILDVSGNAIKRLQQAQLYPIAIFIKPKSIEALMEMNRRQTYEQANKIYDKAMKLEQEFGEYFTAIVQGDSLEEIYNKIKQIIEDQSGHYIWVPSPEKL; from the exons ATGATGAACAGCAGCATGAGCTCTGGGTCTGGGTCCCTCCGAACAAGCGAGAAGAGGTCCTTGTATGTCAG GGCCCTGTTTGATTATGACCGGACTCGGGACAGCTGCCTGCCAAGCCAGGGGCTCAGCTTCTCCTATGGTGATATTCTGCATGTCATTAATGCCTCTGATGATGAATGGTGGCAGGCAAGACTGGTGACCCCACATGGAGAAAGCGAGCAAATTGGCGTGATCCCCAGTAAGAAGAG ggtggaaaagaaagaaagagctcgATTGAAAACTGTGAAGTTCCATGCCAGGACTGGGATGATTGAGTCTAACAGG TCGATCAAAACGAAACGTAAAAAGAGTTTCCGCCTCTCTCGAAAGTTTCCATTTTACAAGAGCAAAGAAAACATGACCCAGGAGAGCAGCATACAGGAAC AGGGAGTGACATCCAACACCAGTGACAGCGAAAGCAGTTCCA aaggacaagaggatgCTATTTTGTCATATGAGCCAGTGACACGGCAAGAAA ttcACTATGCAAGGCCTGTGATCATCCTGGGCCCAATGAAGGACAGAGTCAACGATGACCTGATCTCGGAGTTCCCACATAAGTTTGGATCCTGTGTGCCAC atACTACCCGGCCTCGACGTGATAATGAGGTGGATGGACAAGACTACCACTTTGTGGTATCCCGAGAACAAATGGAGAAGGACATTCAGGACAACAAGTTCATCGAGGCTGGCCAGTTCAACGACAATCTCTATGGGACCAGCATCCAGTCAGTGCGAGCAGTGGCCGAGAGG GGCAAGCACTGCATCTTAGATGTTTCTGGCAATGCTATCAAGAGGCTGCAGCAAGCACAACTTTACCCCATTGCCATTTTCATCAAGCCCAAGTCCATTGAAGCACTCAT GGAAATGAACCGACGGCAGACATACGAACAAGCAAATAAGATCTATGACAAAGCCATGAAACTGGAGCAGGAGTTTGGAGAATACTTCACAG CCATTGTACAGGGTGACTCACTGGAAGAGAtttataacaaaatcaaacaaatcaTTGAGGACCAGTCTGGGCACTACATTTGGGTCCCATCCCCTGAAAAACTCTGA